Part of the Fusarium musae strain F31 chromosome 3, whole genome shotgun sequence genome, ATCAAACGTTATTCAAAGTTGTCTTGCCCACCAACTTTATTGCCCGAGTTACTTCCTGCTTCATACATCCCTCCCCCCCTCTTTCAACGCCACATGCTCGAATCTAAAAAGCGCTTTTTGTGCTGTTTTTGTAATTAGGCGCagtttcttattaaagtCATGCGCAAGGAAAATGACAAAAAGTTGTTCCAACTTGATGATGCATTGCATCTATTATCGTTTAAAGTTGCGTGACTTGAGGCTCGGTTATCGGGTTCCCTGTAGATCTAAACCCTAGGGTCGGGTTAATTGCTTACTGCCGTTCATGGACAGATTTGCTCAAACATGATGAGCTTATGTAAATCTGCATCGAAGTTATAGTTGGGCTAAGCCTGGGGTCGGGCATATACTACTGTGCCTCTTTGGGTCAACACTTTTTTGCTTGTTTTTCCTGTTGTGTGCATGCGTGTATGCAGTCGGCCAAGACCTGGTCATGTAACGATGTATGCACAGTAGAGTGTCGTCTTACTGCAGCAGATGATGTGTTGAAAACGCCGGCATGAGCTTGCATAACCTAGCTCACATCCTTCGACCTATCGCCATGACCTTGACTGCCTCGGATGCGTGCCCCTCTTTCGCATCGTTTCCCACACGACCAACCAAGACATGGCTTTGTTCGCCGTGGTGCATGTCAAAAAGGCAAAGTAAGTTGTGGTGTTGTTCATAATTTTGCCTTCAGTGGCGTGGTATTTGTAATTTCAGATACAGACAAAATCGCCAAACTTTGTTTACCCCGGTTACTCCAAAGAAAAAATGCCAGACGGGAAGCTTCTACTCAAACACAAATGGCAACGTCAGCCCAAACTTCAAAATCCCCAGTAATGGTGCCACCGTGGTCTGCTAGGCCGGTAATACTCCAGGGCCTAGTTATGCAATGGTCGTGATGTTCGTAGAAATCGTAATATGGATTTTGGTAGCATACTCAGCCCCTGGATAGATGCTCACAATTAACGTATTGGCCATTTGTAGTCGCTTAGTATGGAGGAGGGAAATTATAGGCACCCGGCATTGGCGGCGGGATAGCCCCAAAATTAGGCCGCCTCATTTGAGGGCCGGGAGTTCGGCGATCGGGTCGGGGCATGGGAGGCTCCTGTGGATGCATCTGGCCTGGATCACCACGATATCCTGGAGGTGCTACTACAGCAGAGGCGCCAGGAGGGGCAGTACCGCTTCGACGATTCACTTTTCGCGAGTTTGATAACGAGCCCAATGGCGGATCCTTTACAGCTGGTTCATCCTCCGCCGGCAGGGTGAGTTCAACAAGTCCAAAGAAATATTCCAAAACTTCAGGATACCGTTGTACGCTCGCTTGCCAGTCTTCGTCAATGCCGCGTTTGAGGGACGCTTGCGCTTCCGCAACTTGTGTCGGATGAGGCGGTGCGTGGTAGTAGTGATAGGCGTGGGCAGTAATTCGGTCCATATGCGCAGCATGGGCAGTTTTTCGTTGATCAGTTAGGAGGCGGAAGTATTCAAGTATGTAGTCTTGTGCATGTCCTCGGACCCAAGAACTATGAATTGACAGTCAGAACTGCTACGCAGCGTGATGGGAGGGCAAAGTTATGTACCGTATTTCATTGTATATCGACCGCATCATGCGATCCTCGGCTTGTTTGACAGCAACGTCAAGGCCCTTAGCCTCACACTCACATGCCATGTTGGCCGGAGCGTGGCATATCGCGCAATCAGGATCCATCCTGAAAATAGACTTGCCACTGTAGGGATAACTTCTGGGAAACATCTTAGCTGTGATATCAGGCGAATTGGTTTACACCGAATTAGAGTGGGTGAGCGTAGTGCAAGAGATGGCCAGTAAAACAATATTCATCTACGGTCAACTCATAACAACAACGTGAGATCCCCCTCCAACCCCGCAGACGTCTTTCATAAGGTTGTATGTGCGGGAGAGAAGACCAGCAATAGTGAGACTGAACAATgagaagacaagaaatgGGGAGGGAGGTAGGAGGTAGGGATAAGGATGACAGAGAGAAGTTAAAACGGACCTAGCTAAAAGGCACGAGCCGTGTTAAAGTCGATTGACGGCGTGGCGGTAAGGAGATAACGACAATGGGTTGCAAAATGGTCTGGTTTGCCCGTCGAGAACCAGCTTGGGAAGGCGAGCAGCTGTTTCGCTGGAGCCGTATGTATGCTGCACTGCAAGCACCAGCAGCTCTCGGGGCTCGAGCTGGAAATGGAGGGAGAAACTGAAGagcgagatggaagaagtcgCGTGGGGAGGGAAGGAAGCTATGTGGAGAGATCGAATGAGAGCAGGCCGACCACGTCTACAGTCGTGGCTCGAATGCGGGACCACGGATCGTATGCAGGCTGGCCCAATGGCTTCAAACTGGTACAAGGGAGGGGTCGATGGCGGCGAACTGTCGTTGGGTGATTGTGCGGCTCATGTGTTTTCTGCTAGGAAGGGTGGTGTTGACAAGCAGTAAGTAGTACACCAGATGGAGGAGGGGTGAGTGGGACGTCAACGAAGAGTCGAGACGAGAGTTGACCGAGAAAGATTGAGTGAGGCTTGACGTGAAATAATTTACGGCAGAAGGGACTGGAGCTGGATCGACTGGCGAAGTTCAAAGAATGCAAGAGCCAGGTGTGACAAATGGGGTCATCGGTTGGGTTGACGGTGGTAAGCCAGTGAGCATCTATCAAGAGTCGACGAATGAAGGTAAGGCCAGTCTTTAGGAATCCTAGTAGCGAAGAAGACGGCGAGGGAACACTGAAAGGCTGACCACAGACACACAAGAGGCTCTGCTGGCTTTATTCATTGCTGCAACACCGATTCACCGCATTTTGGCGTCAGCTGGCGTTTGTTGTTAAGCTCGGGAAGCTGGGGCTAGCCCAATGCTGGTCGAATAGAAATGGACGCCAGCAACGAGCCATTCTAGGTGAGCTGCAGGATCCCGTCGGGGCGAGGCGAAACGAACAGACAGGGGAGCGTCGTCGAGAGAGAGCTGAGTAGAGTTCAAAACGTTGGCTTTGTTGTCGGCAATCTTGAGCATAAATATCAGAAACTAAGTAGTATGTTGGAAATCGCATGCGCATTCGTACAGCGCGTGGGTGGGCGTTTCCTTCATGGAGCGCCGGAAGTGAGGTCCGTGAGTGTGATACAGAGATGGcctaggtactccgtagttaGTGGCAACTTGCTGCGACATGTCGGAGGGACGAGATGTTGACATGACACGAGATTGAAGGTATCACGAAGTGAGTATTAGAAAGGAGAAATCAGACGAGGAGAGAAATAAGGTAGGCCTTGAAACTCTTTTAGCACTGCCTTCCTTCGTTAGTCCTAGCTGAGACCTGAGGCATGGATCCAAGCCGGCGGTTGCCTTGTAggttggtggtgctggtaGGTTGCTCTGCACTGAAGTCCTCTTTCCTTTTTAGGACTTACACGAAAACCACTTCAATGATGAGATCCAATCCATGTTGGCTGAGATCAAAGTACCAGAGAGAAATCAATTGTTGGTAGTATACCTGCTAACATAATTGCACAGAAACTCTGGCCTTGCCTAGGTAATCAATTCAGGAAATTGTATTTGTACTAGTCtatctcatccatcatctgctCTGTCATGTTTAAACCAGAGACTCACAAGGATCTTATCTAATCAGTAACCCCAAAATTTCGACCAGGCTCAAGGTAATGGAAGACATGAGCAAAAGATATTCAACATAACAGCTTCAAGTCTGCACCGGAATTGTCGCACAATTCTCTTATTATGGCTCCGCGGTGCCCGGCTATGTCTTCGACACTCCTACCATTCCTCTACCCTTCGATACTCCTGTCAAGACACACTCTCGCCAGCACAGCAGCTCTCCGACGTCGCTTCAACTCCACCATCAACGACCTCCCCGAGTCCCGACTAAACCCTGCTCCGGACGACTATGCGTCTCCTAGTTTCTCGGACAAAGCTTTCTTAACTCTTTATGCTGGCAGAGGTGGAAACGGCTGTATTTCTTTTTTGCGTGAAGCATACCTTGCTGAGGGCCCTCccaatggtggtgatggtggtcaCGGCGGCAATGTCTACATTCAAGCGGCGCATGGCGAAACCTCGCTGCACAAGTTGGCACGGAAGCGATTTGTTCGAGCCGGTCGAGGCAAGCATGGACAGGGAAGCGCAAAGAGTGGAACCCGAGGAgaggatattattataactgTGCCTGTGGGAACAGTAGTCCGTGAAATAGAGCGTGAGGATCCGGTGCTCGACGAAGAGATGGATATGCGCTTGTGGCGCGCCcagcagaaacaaaagaGAAAGGAGGAACTTATGGCTGCTCTGGAGCGAAAGCAGAGGCAAGAAGAGAACGAGGAGGGTTACGaagaggagggggaggaggatgaacagGTCGAAGAGGAGAATGAGGAGGGCGATCAGGATCCTGAGCGTCGCAAGTGGCTTTTATATCCCGGACTGTCTAAGACTGACATCAAACAAACCGTCTTTCCTCGATTGCCTAAACGAACTCGACTTCTTAAACAACCGCCTCCCACCATCCATCTCGACTTATCTCGCCCTACCCCAAAGCCAATCCTTCTCGCAACTGGAGGTATCGGCGGTTTGGGAAACCCCCACTTCACATCCAGGGCGCATCCTCGGCCCATGTTTGCTACCAAAGGCGAAGAGGCTGTTACCATGAagattgagcttgagctcaagctccttgCTGACGTTGGCCTCGTCGGCCTTCCTAATGCTGGAAAAAGTACCCTCCTTCGTGCCATCACAAACAGCCGTACTAGAGTGGGCAACTGGGCCTTCACAACGCTGCAGCCCAATATCGGCACGGTTGTTCTTGACAAGTATTCCGGTCGGCCAGTAATCAAGAGTTATCGCCGCTATCCTGCTCAACTGGGTCTGCCCGAAGCAGTCGACACCGAACCACGCACTCGATTCACGATTGCTGATATTCCTGGTTTGATTGAAGGTGCACATCTTGACCGAGGCCTGGGCATTGCTTTTTTACGCCATGTCGAACGCGCTGGTGTCCTCGCTTTCGTCATTGATCTGTCCGCCGGCAATGCAGTCAAGGCTTTGGAGTCACTCTGGCGTGAGGTTGGATTATACGCACAAATgcgtgatgaagaagaggccgaTCGCGCAATCGAATCACACATTGACTGGGATGTGACGTCGGATATGGACGGTCCTATGAATCTGTCCCCAGGTATGGcgaacgatgaagaagatttcAGTTCAAAGCCGGGATTACAGATTGCTGGAAAGCCATGGTTTGCCGTAGCAACCAAGGCTGACTTGCCAGAGACACAAGAAAACTTCAAGGAATTAAAACAATACCTTGATAGTGTCACAAAAGGCGAAAAGCCGCATCCAAGTGGAGTAACGGATGCTTGGACAAAAGACTGTGCTGTTATTCCAGTGAGCGCAATTAATGGCCAGGGCGTAGATAGAATTGTACACTGGACTGTGGGATTACTGGACGAGTAGACGAAGTTTGGAAACATCTTGTATTATACCATTTGTATCAACATTTCATCCCTGATCATGATTCAAACTGTAACAACATCAAAAACAATATAAAGCAATTGTACATTGACCCATTTTTTAAGCCGTTTCCATCTTCTGTTCCTCAGCCTCTACTGGCTCCGTTGCTGGCTCCTCGGGCGAAGGAAGATCCGCAACATCCACTTCCTCCTTGgtatcatcaccagcctcgGCCTCCTTGGCGTCTTGGACAGCCTTCTGGTTCTTCTGCGCAGCAATATTGATGAGTGGGGATGTGTCGTTAAAGATGCGTAGTAGCATAGCAGATCGATCCTCCTTGGGAAGCATGAGGTTAAGGGAGTGGATGCTCTTCCAGAGAGGGAGAGCCATACGCTCTCTAAAGTCGGGGTCTGTGCCGTCAGGCTCAACGCGAAGAACAGCGCAACCCATGCCGATATCTCGGACGCGCTCGCCGATCTCGTCGAAGCGCTCGTACTTGCCATCGTTGATGCGAGGGAACATctcgatgagaagcttgcGGAAGGTCTCCTTATTGTGGAGGTGCACAACACGGGGCTCGCCGACGTAACCCTGGAGGATGGGCATACCCTCAGCCTGGATACGCCATCTGCATACATCAGCGGAGGGGGCGTCCTGCTTCATGTACATGCGGACACCACCATGGATGAACTTGATGCCACGGCCCTCGTTCTCGATAAGGATATCGCGGAGGAGTGCGCTGGTGTAATAGATGGCCTTAGCAGGCTCACCCATCTCGTTTCGGACCATGTACCGATCGTCAGGGAAGCGCTTAGAGATGTGATAGAACTCCTTAATGCTCTGGACGGTGGGGTGTGACACGTCCAGATACTTGAAAGCCTCCTCGACGGGGCCGTTTCGGCGAGGCTTGCTACCCTCCTGTGCCACTTGGGCAACAGGAGTAGCAGCGGCTGAGGGTTCAGTAGACTCAGTCTTGACCTTTTTAGCGGGCTGATCTTGAGCATCCTCAGTTTCGAGAGGTCGTTTGCTACCGTTAGGAGACGCATCCGTCATAGTAACATCCTCCTGTTTGTCTTCGGCCTTGGCAGATGTAGCTTCAACTTCAGCAAGAGCAGTCTCCGATTCAGTCTTCACCTCGGTCGTCTCCTTGGCAGGTGCCTCTTCAGCAACCTTCTCAGCAGGAGTGGCCTCAGCGGATTCCTCAGTCTTGGCGGGCTTGGTCTCCTTCGACTCGTTCTCGTTCTTAGCCTTGAACTcagacttcttctccaagactgtgatgaagaagccacCAGTATCTTGCATGTGAGGATAGACTCTCATGCAACGCTCAAGAGGCAGGTCAGCGCATTCAGCACCCTCAAGTCTGGGGAACATGGTCTCAACGACTCGTCCAGGAATAACACCGTCGGCGCTCTCCTTGGCAAAGTCCTCAACCTCTTTCCAGGAGCTCCAGATACGGGCACTCTTATCCATGATCTTCCAGTCCTTCATTCCGGGGTATCGCTTCAGGTTGGGCAGCTCTTTGCTGCAGTCGACAATCTCAACATTCGCAGGACCGCCACATCGCTCAATGGCTGAGACAACCACAGACTCGTTCTCAACAGGGTTCATACTGCAGGTAGAGAACACGACACGGCCACcaaccttgagaagctggagagcgCGGACCAGAATTCGAATTTGGGTGAGGTGCAGGCCGAGAGCGCTTCCGGGTTGCCAATCCTTCCAGATGTTGGCATTCTTTCGCAGAGTTCCGTCACCGGAGCAAGGGACATCAGCTAGGATGCGATCGAACTTGAGGTAGGTTGgcttcttgccatccttaGCAGGGAGCCTGATCGAAGGGAATTGGGTAGCATCGTGGTTCGTGACGAGAAGGTTAGGGGAAGAAAGTCGCTTGAGCTGATGGACAAGCATGTGTCCGCGCTTGTAATCGGAATCGTTGGCGACAAGGATTCCAGTAGCCCGTCCAGCGTCGCTGGGGTCGGCTTCGAGGTcggcctcaatctcatctgTGGTCTCGGCACCAAGATCCAGGCCATCTTCCTGAGCATAAGATCGGAGAACCTTGCGCACACGGGCCTCCTCGCCCTGGTGAATCATCTCGAGCAGTTGCGCCGCCTTGCTTCCAGGAGCAGCACACATGTCAAGTACGGTCATGCCAGGGCGGAGATCCATCAGCATAGGGGGGATCATGCTGACGACTTCCTGTCGGCTGATGTTTCCAACGCTCGTCTCGGAGACGAGGAACTTCTGGAATGCGGCGAAGGGAGGGAACTTGCGAACGACGTTCTTGGGGGTAGTCATCCACCAAGCAAGCTCGTCGGGGTACCAGGGCACAGGCTGGGGAGGTTCAACAGGTCGGCCATCTTGATGCTCGATCTTGACGATCTCGGGGATATATCTGGTCTGTAGAAGGCTCTTGACAAGAAGGGCGTGACTGAAAGCACATCGAGGTTAGCAGACAGATTTCGCGTTACGCGAGCGATTGCGACAGAACGTACCCTTTAGAGCCGCAGAATCTGAAGCTGTTAGGAAGCTCACGTCTGAGAGCCTCCCAGTAGGcgttcttctcctcctcaggcaGCTGAAGGAGGGTGTCATAGAAGCGCTGGAGCTTCTCGTTCTCCTTAGGAATGGCAGGATAATCTCTCCAGCCACCTCTATCCTGGTTACCACCACCTCGGCCGCCACCGCCTCCTCTTCTGTTCTTTCCCTGTTGTGTTATCAGTATAGGTCACAATTGGGGTGTTGCGTCAAGTGTATGCGCACCCTGAAGCTCTTTTTGCCCATTGTCGCAAATGTCTTGAAGTGGTTGAATCGAGAGAACATTCAATGCGACAAAAAATTTGGACTAAAAAAAAGGCCCCGCCACTTTTTAGCATGGGCGGCGCTAAAAGTATGCAAGGTTTATAGTGGGTTTATGATAGCTTCACTACATTAgcctcggggggcaagaaaacatcagacatTAATAtcgggtgtcaaaataaacttagtaaagagtATCCTAAgtctatactaaacttatcctaaaccTGTACTAAGTggcctaagtctttttgtcgctTAGAattaaggtcctgagttttatttcctcccttAGACTATGTAGGAAAAGAGAATGATAGaatcttaactttatatcttgAAAGAAAAAGTATCATATGAACTTAGGAAACGCTTGAATGCATGAGTAATAACATTTTGTAGCGTCTTGTAGTGTTATCTGCTCAGTTCCAACCAAACTGGTCATGATAATCGTTATGGAACGACGAGGTAAAGATTATGAAACAGCATCTTTTTTCTAGACAACATTTTTGCATATATATTTGCTCACTCTCTGACAATTTCGTAAGATCTCGCGGTAATAGCCCCAGAAACCTGCTTCAGACTATCAGCATCGTGTCTGAAGACCATGATGACAGAGCCTCAATGACTGTTTTGAAATTTGTCGGTCTAACCACATTCACTTGGCCAAAGGCAGTTAAATACGAGAAACAGGTCCTTTAATGGATCCAGCGGAGATGTAGTGAGTAAACTATTTGATATGAATGTTTATTAAACCCAGCTCCTTGGTTGGTTACAAGCCGAAATCGGCACTCATGCTGACCCGACCCTGGCCTTCTTTCTAGTCTATTGGGTTAGAGCTGAACAATAATTGTCGATTGTGACTCCGACAACCGCTTCGAGCCTCATCATTTT contains:
- a CDS encoding hypothetical protein (EggNog:ENOG41), whose protein sequence is MDPDCAICHAPANMACECEAKGLDVAVKQAEDRMMRSIYNEIRSWVRGHAQDYILEYFRLLTDQRKTAHAAHMDRITAHAYHYYHAPPHPTQVAEAQASLKRGIDEDWQASVQRYPEVLEYFFGLVELTLPAEDEPAVKDPPLGSLSNSRKVNRRSGTAPPGASAVVAPPGYRGDPGQMHPQEPPMPRPDRRTPGPQMRRPNFGAIPPPMPGAYNFPPPY
- a CDS encoding hypothetical protein (BUSCO:EOG09264FXB~EggNog:ENOG41); this translates as MGKKSFRGKNRRGGGGGRGGGNQDRGGWRDYPAIPKENEKLQRFYDTLLQLPEEEKNAYWEALRRELPNSFRFCGSKGHALLVKSLLQTRYIPEIVKIEHQDGRPVEPPQPVPWYPDELAWWMTTPKNVVRKFPPFAAFQKFLVSETSVGNISRQEVVSMIPPMLMDLRPGMTVLDMCAAPGSKAAQLLEMIHQGEEARVRKVLRSYAQEDGLDLGAETTDEIEADLEADPSDAGRATGILVANDSDYKRGHMLVHQLKRLSSPNLLVTNHDATQFPSIRLPAKDGKKPTYLKFDRILADVPCSGDGTLRKNANIWKDWQPGSALGLHLTQIRILVRALQLLKVGGRVVFSTCSMNPVENESVVVSAIERCGGPANVEIVDCSKELPNLKRYPGMKDWKIMDKSARIWSSWKEVEDFAKESADGVIPGRVVETMFPRLEGAECADLPLERCMRVYPHMQDTGGFFITVLEKKSEFKAKNENESKETKPAKTEESAEATPAEKVAEEAPAKETTEVKTESETALAEVEATSAKAEDKQEDVTMTDASPNGSKRPLETEDAQDQPAKKVKTESTEPSAAATPVAQVAQEGSKPRRNGPVEEAFKYLDVSHPTVQSIKEFYHISKRFPDDRYMVRNEMGEPAKAIYYTSALLRDILIENEGRGIKFIHGGVRMYMKQDAPSADVCRWRIQAEGMPILQGYVGEPRVVHLHNKETFRKLLIEMFPRINDGKYERFDEIGERVRDIGMGCAVLRVEPDGTDPDFRERMALPLWKSIHSLNLMLPKEDRSAMLLRIFNDTSPLINIAAQKNQKAVQDAKEAEAGDDTKEEVDVADLPSPEEPATEPVEAEEQKMETA